In Bradyrhizobium erythrophlei, a single genomic region encodes these proteins:
- a CDS encoding alpha/beta fold hydrolase yields the protein MMMNRRAFSAALMTGAAASLISTRGMAANSTPAKARNVVLVHGLFADGSCWSEVIARLQAAGLNATAVQNPLTTLPEAVASAERVLARQDGPTVLVGHSFSGMIVTEAGVHPNVSALVYVAARAPDAGEDYTALAKTFPTPPATAGIVFDGDEGRLSEEAFLRDFAGDLPAAKARVLYAVQEPFHKALLAGKTTNAAWRSKPSYYAVSTEDRTINPDLERFMAKRMGAKTIEVKASHLSLISHPDAITQLILEAAGQRA from the coding sequence ATGATGATGAACAGACGCGCATTTTCTGCGGCCCTCATGACCGGTGCTGCAGCTTCGCTGATCTCCACACGCGGCATGGCCGCAAATTCAACTCCGGCAAAGGCCCGCAACGTTGTGCTGGTGCACGGGTTGTTCGCCGACGGCTCGTGCTGGTCGGAAGTGATCGCGCGGTTGCAAGCGGCGGGGCTCAACGCCACCGCTGTGCAGAACCCGCTGACCACGCTACCCGAAGCGGTTGCGTCCGCCGAGCGCGTGCTGGCGCGGCAGGATGGCCCGACGGTTCTGGTCGGTCATTCCTTCTCCGGGATGATCGTCACGGAGGCGGGCGTTCATCCGAACGTCTCGGCGCTGGTCTATGTCGCGGCGCGTGCGCCTGACGCGGGCGAGGATTACACCGCACTCGCCAAGACCTTTCCGACGCCGCCGGCGACCGCGGGCATCGTCTTCGACGGCGACGAAGGCCGCCTTTCCGAGGAAGCGTTCCTGCGCGATTTTGCCGGCGACCTGCCGGCCGCCAAAGCCAGGGTGCTCTATGCCGTGCAGGAGCCGTTCCACAAGGCGCTGCTCGCCGGAAAAACCACCAATGCAGCGTGGCGATCGAAGCCGAGTTACTATGCCGTTTCCACCGAGGATCGCACGATCAATCCGGACCTCGAGCGCTTCATGGCCAAACGCATGGGCGCCAAGACCATCGAGGTGAAGGCCAGCCATCTCTCGCTGATCTCCCATCCCGACGCAATCACGCAACTCATCCTGGAGGCTGCCGGCCAACGAGCATGA
- a CDS encoding MarR family winged helix-turn-helix transcriptional regulator, translated as MKAKKSDTAWRHANIGRLLNNALRRFEARVLELMNERGHAETRIALLSLTRNLDVEGTRLTELARRASMSKQAMGELVDQCSELGLVDRMADPADGRARIVKFTRAGLVWLNAFRDAVDVAEREMRAELGKATMDTILKGLVAYGAKFDTLNDET; from the coding sequence TTGAAAGCAAAAAAATCCGACACAGCATGGCGACACGCCAATATTGGCCGCCTTCTCAACAATGCGCTGCGCCGTTTTGAAGCCCGCGTTCTCGAACTCATGAACGAACGCGGGCATGCGGAGACGCGGATCGCCCTGCTCAGCCTGACGAGAAATCTTGACGTCGAGGGAACGCGCCTGACCGAACTCGCCAGGCGCGCTTCGATGAGCAAGCAGGCCATGGGCGAGCTGGTCGACCAATGCAGCGAGCTCGGACTGGTCGATCGCATGGCCGACCCGGCCGACGGTCGTGCCCGGATCGTCAAATTCACGCGTGCAGGTCTCGTCTGGTTGAACGCCTTTCGTGACGCGGTAGACGTTGCCGAGCGCGAGATGCGTGCCGAACTCGGCAAGGCAACCATGGACACAATCCTGAAAGGGCTCGTGGCTTACGGCGCGAAGTTCGATACCCTTAACGATGAGACATAG
- a CDS encoding bifunctional transcriptional activator/DNA repair enzyme AdaA has translation MTARSQAARFQPEASVEADPRWARVLSRDRSADGQFWYSVATTGVYCRPSCPSRAANPRNVGLHGSLAEAKATGFRPCKRCNPDGPSADIENAAIVARACRMIEESEEVPTLADLAQAAGLSTGYFHRLFKSVTGLTPKDYAEAHQASRVRDGLAKGHSVTETMYGAGFNSSGRFYEKSRNMLGMTPTQYRAGGANEDIRFAVGQSSLGAILVASSDKGVVSILIGDDPDELVRDLRNRFPKARLVGGDKEYESLVVRVVGFVETPQIGLNLPLDVRGTAFQRRVWRALQDIPVGQTSSHSEIACTIGAPNAVRAVAVVRF, from the coding sequence ATGACGGCGAGATCGCAAGCTGCACGTTTTCAACCAGAGGCGTCGGTTGAGGCTGATCCGCGCTGGGCCCGCGTTCTGTCGCGTGACCGATCGGCTGACGGCCAATTCTGGTATTCGGTTGCGACCACAGGGGTCTATTGCCGGCCTTCGTGTCCTTCGCGAGCGGCAAACCCCCGAAACGTCGGCCTTCACGGTTCGCTGGCGGAGGCGAAAGCGACCGGCTTTCGGCCGTGCAAGCGCTGCAATCCGGACGGTCCGTCAGCCGACATCGAGAACGCCGCCATCGTCGCCCGGGCCTGCCGCATGATCGAGGAAAGTGAAGAAGTCCCGACCTTGGCCGATCTCGCGCAGGCGGCAGGCTTAAGCACCGGCTACTTCCACCGCCTGTTCAAAAGCGTGACAGGCCTGACGCCGAAGGATTATGCCGAGGCCCATCAGGCTTCCCGCGTCCGCGACGGGCTCGCGAAGGGACACAGCGTCACGGAGACCATGTACGGCGCGGGATTCAATTCCAGCGGAAGATTTTACGAAAAATCCAGGAACATGCTCGGCATGACGCCCACGCAATATCGCGCGGGAGGAGCAAACGAAGACATCCGTTTCGCCGTAGGGCAATCCTCGCTGGGCGCCATACTGGTGGCGTCCAGCGACAAGGGCGTGGTATCGATCCTGATCGGTGACGATCCGGATGAACTCGTGCGTGATCTGCGGAATCGCTTTCCGAAAGCGCGGCTGGTCGGCGGCGACAAGGAATATGAGTCATTGGTCGTTCGTGTCGTTGGGTTTGTCGAGACACCGCAAATCGGCCTGAACCTTCCTCTCGACGTGCGCGGCACCGCATTTCAGCGGCGCGTGTGGCGGGCCCTCCAGGATATCCCGGTTGGCCAAACCTCCTCCCATTCCGAAATCGCTTGCACAATCGGCGCGCCGAATGCCGTTCGCGCCGTGGCAGTGGTCCGATTCTAA
- a CDS encoding hydantoinase/oxoprolinase family protein, producing the protein MSKKSYRIGIDVGGTFTKAALIDSIDGSVVGRSSVHTTHDHPDGVAAGVIQVFKRVLGDAGIDAGDVVLLAHSTTQATNALLEGDVARVGILGLAGARAAKLAQAQVQIDPIELAPGRVLQTCNQFLQSDGLDRKVVENAVAALRAAGAQVLVASAAFGVDNTSTEELVREVGDGFGLPTTCGHEVTRLYGLTTRTRTAVINASILPRMIATANLTETSIKKAGIDAPLMIMRGDGGVMSIGEMRHRPAMTMLSGPAASVAGSLMHVGMSDGIYFEVGGTSTNLGIVKAGRPVVAYANVGGHDTYVSSLDVRVLGVAGGSLIRIADGSVREVGPRSAHIAGLRYACFAPAEIFENARVVFFEPKPGDGDDFVAIETERHGRFALTTTCAANAAGLTDPEMHCYAPAEAARAAFAPLAAVVGKDVISLAKEVLASAAGKVTPTILSLIKDYQLDEDQQVLIGTGGGIGALLPTVADQLGLRFEIAKDAEIISSIGAALAMVREVVERVNPDPSSDDIVHLRAETLEAIGKLGADPKTVDISIEIDRQTGRIRAIATGAAALRSSGETETVSERQARRVAARSLRQSEDEIELVAETPGAFVYAPTAGSRHSLRIVDRRGNVRLQRSHAVVHRTTVEKWQDSLRSMNLFGPKDPADAFFGAVLLYDSHLIDVTDESRYSNAVKIVDSELSGVAPDTPLVLIGLGRAVSAEKMSSEKMREESEDGEV; encoded by the coding sequence TTGAGCAAAAAATCCTATCGCATCGGAATCGACGTAGGAGGAACTTTCACAAAAGCCGCCTTGATCGACAGTATCGACGGCAGCGTCGTCGGGCGTTCGTCCGTTCATACCACCCATGATCATCCGGACGGCGTCGCGGCGGGCGTCATCCAGGTGTTCAAACGGGTCCTGGGCGATGCCGGCATCGACGCCGGCGACGTCGTCCTTCTTGCCCACAGCACGACGCAGGCGACGAATGCCTTGCTGGAGGGCGATGTTGCCAGGGTCGGAATCCTGGGCCTGGCGGGCGCCAGGGCGGCGAAACTCGCGCAAGCGCAGGTTCAGATCGATCCGATCGAACTCGCGCCGGGCCGCGTGCTTCAGACCTGCAACCAATTCCTGCAGAGCGACGGGCTCGACCGCAAGGTCGTCGAGAACGCCGTGGCTGCGCTCCGCGCGGCGGGCGCCCAGGTGCTGGTGGCGTCGGCGGCCTTCGGCGTCGACAATACCTCGACCGAAGAACTGGTTCGTGAGGTCGGCGACGGGTTCGGTCTTCCGACGACGTGCGGGCATGAGGTGACGCGGCTGTACGGGCTGACGACCAGAACGCGCACCGCGGTGATCAATGCATCGATCCTGCCGCGGATGATCGCAACCGCCAACCTGACCGAAACGAGCATCAAAAAGGCCGGCATCGATGCGCCGCTGATGATCATGCGCGGCGACGGCGGCGTGATGAGCATCGGCGAAATGCGGCATCGGCCGGCCATGACGATGCTGTCGGGACCGGCGGCGAGCGTAGCGGGCTCGTTGATGCATGTCGGCATGTCCGACGGAATCTATTTCGAAGTCGGCGGCACATCGACGAACCTCGGTATCGTCAAGGCCGGCCGTCCGGTCGTGGCCTATGCAAATGTCGGTGGGCACGATACCTATGTCAGTTCCCTTGACGTGCGCGTGCTGGGTGTCGCGGGCGGCAGCTTGATCAGGATCGCTGACGGTTCGGTGCGCGAGGTCGGGCCGCGAAGCGCTCATATCGCCGGGCTCCGATACGCCTGCTTCGCGCCCGCCGAGATCTTCGAGAACGCGCGCGTCGTCTTCTTCGAGCCGAAGCCGGGCGACGGTGACGATTTCGTCGCGATCGAAACCGAACGGCACGGCCGCTTTGCGTTGACGACCACCTGCGCCGCCAATGCCGCCGGGCTGACCGATCCGGAGATGCATTGCTACGCGCCAGCGGAAGCCGCTCGCGCGGCCTTCGCTCCGCTTGCCGCAGTGGTCGGAAAGGATGTCATCTCGCTGGCGAAGGAAGTGCTCGCCTCGGCGGCGGGCAAGGTGACGCCGACCATCCTGTCCCTGATCAAGGACTATCAGCTCGACGAGGACCAGCAGGTGCTGATCGGGACGGGTGGGGGCATCGGCGCCCTGTTGCCGACGGTTGCGGATCAGTTGGGTCTGCGGTTCGAGATTGCGAAGGATGCGGAGATCATTTCCTCGATCGGCGCCGCGCTGGCGATGGTTCGCGAGGTCGTCGAACGGGTGAACCCCGATCCGTCGTCCGACGACATCGTCCATCTTCGCGCCGAGACCCTGGAGGCGATCGGTAAACTCGGGGCGGACCCGAAGACGGTCGACATCTCGATAGAGATCGACCGCCAAACCGGCAGGATCCGGGCGATCGCCACCGGCGCCGCCGCGCTGCGCAGCTCCGGAGAAACGGAAACGGTCTCGGAGCGGCAGGCCCGTCGTGTCGCGGCCAGATCGTTGCGGCAGTCGGAGGACGAGATCGAACTGGTGGCCGAAACCCCCGGCGCATTTGTCTACGCTCCGACAGCCGGCTCGAGGCATTCGCTCCGGATTGTCGACCGGCGCGGAAACGTGCGTTTGCAGCGCAGCCATGCGGTGGTGCATCGGACGACCGTCGAAAAATGGCAGGATTCGTTGCGATCGATGAACCTGTTCGGACCTAAAGACCCGGCCGATGCCTTTTTCGGGGCGGTTTTGCTGTATGATAGCCACCTGATCGACGTGACCGACGAAAGCCGTTATTCCAATGCGGTCAAGATCGTGGATAGCGAACTTTCGGGCGTGGCGCCTGACACGCCGCTGGTTCTGATCGGCCTGGGACGAGCGGTGTCGGCCGAGAAGATGTCGAGCGAGAAGATGCGAGAGGAGAGCGAGGATGGAGAAGTTTGA
- the leuD gene encoding 3-isopropylmalate dehydratase small subunit, whose product MEKFEKLTAVAAPMGIPNVDTDAIIPKQFLKTIKRAGLGKALFSERRYNENGEERSDFVLNQGPFRKAKILVAGENFGCGSSREHAPWALLDFGIRCVIAPSFADIFYNNMFKNGMLPVRLNAKRVHELIQFLTELPGAEITVDLRAQTVTGPDGQVDRFDVAEFSRESLLNGYDEIELSLLKKDRIDAYEKKQSVERPWL is encoded by the coding sequence ATGGAGAAGTTTGAGAAGCTGACGGCCGTGGCCGCCCCGATGGGAATTCCCAACGTAGATACCGACGCGATCATTCCCAAGCAGTTCCTGAAGACGATCAAGCGGGCCGGGCTTGGCAAGGCGCTGTTCTCCGAACGACGCTACAATGAAAACGGCGAAGAGCGGTCGGACTTCGTCCTGAATCAGGGACCATTCCGCAAGGCGAAGATCCTGGTGGCTGGTGAGAACTTTGGTTGCGGATCGAGCCGCGAGCACGCGCCCTGGGCACTGCTCGATTTCGGCATCCGTTGCGTCATCGCGCCGTCATTCGCCGACATCTTCTACAACAACATGTTCAAGAACGGCATGTTGCCAGTCCGGCTGAACGCCAAGCGGGTCCACGAACTGATCCAGTTCCTGACCGAACTCCCCGGCGCCGAAATCACCGTCGATCTGCGCGCGCAAACCGTGACCGGACCGGACGGGCAGGTCGATCGCTTCGACGTCGCGGAATTCTCGCGCGAGAGTCTGCTCAACGGCTATGACGAGATCGAGCTTTCGCTGTTGAAGAAGGACAGGATCGACGCCTACGAGAAGAAGCAGAGCGTCGAACGTCCCTGGCTCTAG
- the mdcA gene encoding malonate decarboxylase subunit alpha: MSDSVRRGTDRASRLARAAALSGISGKVCPADLATRLLEAIIESGDRVTIEGDNQKQADFLASALAKVDPARVHDLHMVQSVLALPDHLAVFERGIANRLDFSFAGPQSRKLAELVATNAVRIGAIHTYLELYARMLVDLTPQVALVVADKADREGNLYTGPNTEDTPTITEATAFRGGVVVAQVNEVVDRLPRVDIPGDWVDVVVPSPKPYLIDPLFTRDPAKIRNENVLMAMMAITAVYEPYQVQRLNHGIGYATAAIELMLPTFAAQRGLKGKIARHFVLNPHPTLIPAIEAGFVDSVYCFGSELGMERYVSNRADIFPVGADGNLRSNRALAQVAGQYACDLFVGATLQIDAQGNSSTATKGRITGFGGAPNMGADPRGRRHDSPAWLRAGQEAGESLRGRKLVVQMVQTHQPNGAPSFVERLDAFDLAASAGFALPPVMIHGDDVTHVVTERGVANLLRCRSMQEREAALRAVAGDTEFGRRQSPETSDALRRRGIVMFPSDLGIDVSSATRDRLAAQTIDDLVTASGGLYVPPAKFRPATVPAVEIRS; encoded by the coding sequence ATGTCAGACTCGGTACGACGCGGAACGGATCGCGCCTCTCGTCTCGCGCGGGCTGCCGCGCTCAGCGGCATAAGCGGAAAAGTCTGCCCCGCCGATCTCGCCACGCGGCTGCTTGAGGCGATTATCGAGTCCGGCGACCGCGTCACGATCGAAGGCGACAATCAGAAGCAGGCGGATTTTCTCGCCTCGGCCCTGGCGAAGGTGGATCCTGCGCGGGTGCACGATCTGCACATGGTGCAGTCCGTGTTGGCACTACCGGACCATCTCGCGGTGTTCGAGCGCGGGATCGCGAACCGGCTGGATTTCTCCTTTGCGGGGCCGCAAAGCCGCAAGCTTGCCGAGCTCGTTGCGACGAACGCGGTCAGGATCGGCGCGATCCACACCTATCTCGAACTCTACGCCCGAATGCTGGTGGACCTGACGCCGCAGGTCGCACTTGTCGTCGCCGACAAGGCCGACCGCGAGGGCAATCTCTACACCGGCCCGAACACGGAGGATACGCCGACCATCACCGAGGCAACGGCGTTCCGCGGCGGCGTCGTCGTCGCACAGGTCAACGAGGTCGTGGACCGCCTGCCGCGGGTAGACATACCTGGCGACTGGGTCGATGTCGTGGTGCCGAGTCCAAAGCCATATCTGATCGATCCGCTGTTCACGCGCGATCCCGCCAAGATCAGGAACGAGAACGTTCTGATGGCGATGATGGCGATCACCGCGGTCTACGAGCCCTACCAGGTGCAGCGGCTCAATCACGGCATCGGCTACGCCACCGCGGCGATCGAACTGATGCTGCCGACCTTTGCCGCGCAGCGCGGGCTGAAGGGGAAAATCGCCAGGCATTTCGTGCTGAACCCGCACCCGACGCTGATCCCCGCGATCGAAGCCGGCTTCGTCGACAGCGTTTACTGCTTTGGCTCCGAACTGGGCATGGAACGCTACGTCTCGAACCGCGCCGACATATTTCCGGTTGGCGCTGACGGCAACCTGCGCTCCAACCGCGCGCTCGCCCAGGTCGCCGGACAATATGCCTGCGATCTCTTCGTTGGCGCCACGCTGCAGATCGACGCGCAGGGCAATAGCTCGACGGCTACCAAGGGCCGCATCACCGGATTCGGCGGCGCGCCGAACATGGGTGCCGACCCACGCGGTCGCCGCCACGACAGTCCCGCCTGGCTACGCGCCGGTCAGGAAGCGGGCGAAAGCCTGCGCGGACGCAAGCTTGTGGTGCAGATGGTGCAGACCCATCAGCCGAATGGCGCACCGAGCTTCGTCGAACGGCTGGACGCGTTCGACCTCGCGGCCTCGGCCGGCTTTGCGCTGCCGCCGGTGATGATCCATGGCGACGACGTCACCCATGTCGTCACCGAACGCGGCGTGGCCAACCTTCTGCGTTGCCGGTCGATGCAGGAACGCGAAGCCGCATTGCGCGCCGTCGCCGGCGATACCGAGTTCGGCAGGCGACAGTCGCCTGAAACAAGCGACGCCCTGCGCCGCCGCGGCATCGTGATGTTCCCCTCCGATCTCGGCATCGATGTCAGCTCCGCAACCCGCGATCGGCTCGCGGCCCAAACCATCGACGACCTCGTGACCGCGTCAGGCGGACTTTACGTGCCGCCGGCGAAATTCCGCCCGGCCACGGTCCCCGCCGTTGAAATCAGGAGCTAA
- the yghU gene encoding glutathione-dependent disulfide-bond oxidoreductase, whose amino-acid sequence MTDETAYTPPKVWKWIAENGGKFASTNRPIAGSTHEQKLPVGRHPFQLYSLATPNGQKITIMFEELLASGHRGAEYDAWLIRIDGAQFGSGFVEVNPNSKIPALLDRSGEKPFRVFESGAILLHLAEKFGAFLPKDTPTRAECLSWLFWQMGSAPYLGGGFGHFYAYAPFKIQYAIDRFAMETKRQLDVLDRRLADNEYLAGDQYTIADIAVFPWYGGLAQGLLYNGGEFLSVQDYKNVQRWTAAIAGRPAVKRGRMVNRVSGDPANQLRERHDAADFETQTQDKIGEMVKA is encoded by the coding sequence ATGACTGACGAAACAGCGTATACGCCGCCCAAGGTCTGGAAATGGATCGCCGAGAACGGCGGCAAGTTTGCCAGCACCAACCGGCCAATCGCGGGGTCAACTCACGAGCAGAAGTTGCCGGTCGGGCGCCATCCGTTCCAGCTTTATTCGCTGGCGACGCCGAACGGCCAGAAGATCACGATCATGTTCGAGGAGTTGCTGGCATCAGGTCATCGCGGGGCGGAATACGACGCCTGGCTGATCAGGATCGACGGCGCACAATTCGGCTCGGGCTTCGTCGAGGTGAATCCGAACTCGAAAATTCCGGCGCTGCTGGATCGCAGCGGCGAGAAGCCGTTTCGAGTTTTCGAATCCGGCGCCATCCTGCTGCACCTGGCGGAGAAATTCGGAGCGTTCCTGCCGAAGGATACGCCAACGCGCGCCGAATGCCTGTCCTGGCTGTTCTGGCAGATGGGCAGCGCGCCCTATCTCGGCGGCGGCTTCGGGCATTTCTATGCCTATGCGCCGTTCAAGATCCAATACGCCATCGACCGTTTCGCGATGGAGACCAAACGCCAGCTCGACGTGCTCGATCGGCGCCTCGCCGACAACGAGTATCTTGCGGGCGATCAATATACGATTGCCGATATAGCGGTGTTTCCCTGGTACGGCGGACTGGCGCAGGGACTGCTTTACAATGGCGGTGAATTCCTGTCGGTCCAGGACTACAAGAATGTGCAGCGCTGGACGGCAGCGATCGCGGGCCGGCCGGCCGTCAAGCGCGGCCGCATGGTCAATCGCGTATCGGGGGATCCCGCCAACCAACTGCGCGAGCGTCATGACGCGGCGGACTTCGAAACCCAGACGCAAGACAAGATCGGTGAAATGGTCAAAGCCTGA
- a CDS encoding LysR substrate-binding domain-containing protein produces MLDFELLRTFVAVADCGGFHRAAERLNLTQSTVSQQIKRLELETKRPLFRRTTRSVALTDDGEMLLGDARRLLQFEEAARHRLAAPRLSGTARLGVVEEVASGALPSALGRFAKLHPGVKLEVQIGVSAELIEQLNAGRLDVVFAKRPLGTSKGRLVWREPLVWAAADTFDLIPGAALPLALYRERSVSREAALAALNDNELTWEITYTSPSLTGVRAAALAGLAITPLPVSALIAGLRILGVEDGLPRLPDLEFAIYEKARPDKAAAALAAVLLTLVQGPSRPAI; encoded by the coding sequence ATGCTGGATTTCGAGCTGTTGCGCACCTTCGTTGCCGTCGCCGATTGCGGCGGTTTCCACCGCGCCGCGGAGCGGCTCAACCTGACGCAGTCAACGGTAAGCCAGCAGATCAAGCGGCTTGAGCTCGAAACCAAACGGCCCTTGTTCCGGCGGACAACGCGCAGTGTCGCACTGACTGACGATGGCGAGATGCTGCTTGGCGACGCGCGTCGCCTGTTGCAATTCGAGGAAGCAGCCCGTCATCGCCTGGCGGCGCCGCGACTGTCGGGCACGGCGCGTCTCGGCGTGGTCGAGGAGGTCGCCAGCGGCGCGCTGCCTTCTGCGCTCGGCCGCTTCGCCAAGCTCCATCCGGGCGTGAAGCTCGAGGTACAGATCGGCGTCAGCGCGGAATTGATCGAGCAACTCAATGCGGGGCGGCTTGACGTTGTGTTCGCAAAGCGCCCGCTTGGAACTTCGAAAGGACGTCTGGTGTGGCGTGAGCCGTTGGTCTGGGCCGCGGCAGACACGTTCGATCTCATTCCGGGTGCAGCGTTGCCGCTGGCACTGTATCGCGAACGATCCGTTTCTCGCGAGGCTGCGCTCGCCGCGCTCAACGACAACGAACTGACCTGGGAGATCACCTACACCAGCCCCAGTCTGACAGGCGTGCGCGCGGCAGCGCTCGCGGGCCTCGCCATCACCCCGCTCCCTGTCAGCGCGCTGATCGCGGGTTTGCGCATTCTGGGTGTTGAGGACGGATTGCCACGGCTTCCTGACCTTGAGTTCGCGATCTACGAGAAGGCGCGGCCCGACAAGGCCGCCGCGGCGCTGGCTGCGGTTCTGCTGACCCTCGTACAGGGACCATCACGTCCGGCGATCTGA
- a CDS encoding malonyl-CoA decarboxylase: protein MSANTQIPSGLSNSNPAPVDRAKQCAAALLSERGEASGAQVARELHHLLRTLDADDRRSFQRYLATEFQPDQAALRAAAERYLADSTAEAAAALARVADPPRQELLRRLNMAPGGTGALIAMRSEITAHLRDEPELKLLDADLKHLFASWFNRGFLELRRIDWQSPAAVLEKLIAYEAVHEIKGWDDLRRRLASDRRCFAFFHPALPGEPLIFVEVALVQGLATAMPPLLARTTDEEATRAQAGRADTAIFYSISNCQDGLRGISFGNFLIKQVVEELKAEFPQLKHFSTLSPVPGLRRWLGQRLANGSDPDAALLPQLESDGWWNDQARSEKLRAPLLRLGARYLTRKPSIRIDPVARFHLGNGARLERINWLGNNTPRGIQESFGIMVNYLYDHDSIEHNHDAFVRDGIVVRSPEVDALLQS from the coding sequence ATGTCGGCGAACACGCAAATCCCAAGTGGCCTCTCCAACTCGAATCCCGCGCCGGTGGATCGCGCGAAACAGTGCGCAGCGGCATTGCTATCAGAACGCGGTGAAGCGTCCGGCGCGCAGGTCGCGCGCGAACTGCACCACCTGCTGCGTACCCTCGATGCGGACGACCGGCGCAGCTTCCAGCGTTATCTTGCGACGGAGTTTCAGCCCGATCAAGCGGCGCTGCGCGCGGCGGCGGAGCGCTATCTCGCCGACAGCACGGCCGAAGCCGCCGCCGCTCTCGCACGGGTCGCCGATCCGCCGCGCCAGGAATTGCTGCGGCGACTCAACATGGCGCCAGGGGGCACCGGCGCGCTGATCGCGATGCGCAGTGAAATTACCGCGCATCTGCGTGACGAGCCGGAATTGAAGCTGCTCGACGCCGACCTCAAGCATCTCTTCGCTTCCTGGTTCAACCGCGGCTTTCTCGAACTGCGGCGGATCGACTGGCAGTCTCCGGCTGCGGTTTTGGAAAAGCTGATCGCCTATGAGGCGGTGCATGAGATCAAGGGCTGGGACGATCTGCGACGGCGGCTCGCGTCCGATCGCCGCTGCTTCGCGTTCTTCCACCCCGCGCTTCCCGGCGAGCCGCTGATCTTCGTCGAAGTCGCGTTGGTGCAGGGACTGGCCACAGCCATGCCGCCGCTACTCGCCCGGACGACGGATGAAGAGGCCACACGGGCACAAGCCGGGCGAGCTGATACCGCGATTTTCTATTCGATCTCCAACTGTCAGGACGGCCTGCGCGGCATCTCGTTCGGCAATTTCCTGATCAAGCAGGTGGTCGAGGAGCTCAAAGCGGAGTTTCCGCAACTCAAGCATTTTTCTACCCTCTCGCCGGTACCGGGGTTGCGGCGGTGGCTCGGTCAACGGCTTGCGAATGGAAGTGATCCCGATGCCGCGTTGTTGCCACAACTGGAGAGCGACGGCTGGTGGAATGACCAGGCACGGAGCGAGAAGCTGCGTGCGCCGTTGTTGCGGCTTGGCGCCCGCTATCTGACGCGGAAGCCCTCGATACGGATCGACCCGGTCGCGCGTTTTCACCTCGGCAATGGCGCGCGGCTCGAACGGATCAATTGGCTTGGCAATAACACGCCACGCGGCATCCAGGAATCCTTCGGCATCATGGTCAACTATCTCTACGACCACGACAGCATCGAGCACAACCACGACGCCTTCGTGCGTGACGGCATCGTCGTGCGTTCGCCGGAGGTCGACGCGCTGCTTCAATCTTGA
- a CDS encoding ester cyclase — MAKEDDNKAVVGRWFTEFWGKTFNPGVIDDLAAPDMLQKYSLHEPRRGRAQIKAAITDFRAAFPDLNFWGTADLIAEGDYVVGQWEGGGTHTGAAFSDLLAGSLPAATGRKLQFTGTTVLKVINGKIVEEIGLDDGVAALTQLGLITHPAMPS; from the coding sequence ATGGCGAAGGAAGATGATAACAAGGCGGTTGTCGGCCGCTGGTTCACCGAATTCTGGGGCAAGACGTTCAATCCCGGTGTCATCGACGACCTCGCGGCCCCGGACATGCTGCAGAAGTATTCGCTGCACGAACCCCGCCGCGGTCGGGCCCAGATCAAGGCGGCCATCACCGACTTCCGCGCCGCATTCCCCGATCTCAACTTCTGGGGTACGGCGGACCTGATCGCCGAAGGCGATTATGTAGTCGGTCAGTGGGAAGGTGGCGGCACACACACCGGCGCGGCATTCTCCGATCTTCTGGCGGGGAGCCTGCCAGCCGCAACGGGCCGCAAGCTGCAATTCACCGGGACAACCGTCCTGAAGGTGATCAACGGCAAGATCGTCGAGGAAATCGGACTCGACGATGGCGTGGCGGCGCTGACGCAGCTCGGCCTCATCACGCATCCTGCGATGCCTTCCTGA